TAATCACTTTATTATTTTTGGCATTCAATCTGGATGCCAAAGAAATCGTCCGCCTAACACAAACTCCATTATCGGATTGGAAACGGATTGATGCAATCATCGAAACCAAACCCGGCAAAAAAGAAATCATTCGCGCAAGTGAAAATACACCGAAAAACAAAGAATTGTTTTTGGACTTTGAAGGAGAAGTAAGTTCTCCCGAAGGAAAAGAAGAAGTATTTTCCAGCTCCAATTTCAAATCTCCCAAATCGGTTTCCATCCTATCTTCCTCATACATTATAGATGAAAAACATTCTTTCTTTGGGAAAAGATCCGCATATTTTTCCGGAAAAAGAAATCAAATCCATGTTTCCGTATCCGGCTCACCGCTTTTCGGTACAAATCCCGAATCTTTTTCCATAACGGTTCCCCTGCTTATCAGCGAACAAGGTGCAAGCTCAGTCGTTCTGGACAGAACCGTTTTTATCAAAGGGAAAAAATACGGGTTCAGTTTGGAAATAGAAGAAAACAAACCGGTGTTTTATGCCAACAACTTGTTTCAAACTTCCAACGGATCAACAAAGAGCGCAGAAGTCAGATCGAATATCTCCATTCCCAGAAAAGAATGGCATGTCATCTCCATCTATTTCGATGTAAATGAAATGAAGTTCAGTCTGTACCAAAACGGTTATGAAACGGCAAGTTTCGAAGGAAACGTTTCCAATATAATCGGAGTTAGTTTTCCGGAACATGATTCCACGAATTTGGTCATAGGTAAATCTTTCTTTGGAAATATGGATGCGGTTCATATCCACAAAGGTGAGCCGATGGAAAACAAAGATTACTCCCGATTTGCAAGAGTGACTTATTCCGATGAAACCAAACTGGCAAGTCAAAATGGTAGTTGGATCATTTCCCCGATCTATATGACGGAGCATAGTTTCGCAAGCCTAATGCAATTTGAAGCTTCTTTCGAAAAACCTAAGGATTCTCAGGTAAACGTATATTTCAGAGGTAGCAATCGCAAATTTTCAGAGTCACAAACTCACGTTCCTTGGACTCGAATCGAAGATGGAAATAAAATTCCAGCGAACTTGGAAAAATTCCGTTTCCACCAATGGAAAGTTTGGTTGCGATCCGATCCGGAAGGAACCGCTTCTCCCTCATTCCATGCATTCCAATATAAACTGAAAGAAATCATTCCTCCCAATATACCCACAGGATTTCGAATTTCCGAATTTTCACCTTTGGATAAAAAGATTTGTTTTGCTTGGAACTCCAATCATGAAAGAGAAGTTCAAAACGGAGGAGGTTATATGATCCATTACGGAGTGGAACCGAGCCGAATGATCGGAACCTTATTTGTCAAAAACTCTCAAACGGAAGGTTTGAAATCCATTGATGGGAAGACCGAAGAGAACGATTATAAAAACCTGAAATTCTGTGCGGACGAAAGCACCCTACTTTCCAATATTTATATCTCCGAATCGGATGCTCCTTCTCTCAGCAAAACACTGGAAGATCCGAAATTTACCGCGAACAGAGAAAGGCGAGGAGCTTTATTTCAATCGGGGATTTCTTATTATTTCAAAATTTCAGCTTACAACCGTTATCACGACGAATGGGAAGGAAGAGACCAGAAAAGCGGTCTCTCCGGTCCGATTTCAGTTCATTTCCCCAAAGAGGTTTCTCAAAGGTAGCTTGGATTCGGGAAGATCCGCATTCGCCCTCTCAAAATACAAAACCTCTTCCATCCCGGAAAGCAGCGCGATAGAAGACTCGACGGAAAGCAAATGCAAAGTCGGGTTCGCATTTGCAGTATCCGCGTTGCCTGCCAAAACTTCCAAAGTTTCCCTACTAAAGGAAAGTATTTCCTCTACGATTTCGTTTACCAAATGAAGGAAACTTCTTTCCTTTTCTTTTTTATCTTTCGGAAATTCGGAAAACACGTTTAACACCGAATATACGGAAGTATACAATTGATGGCGTTCATGGATATAGGACTCGAGTATAGGAAGTATTTTTTTATTATCCTCATTCCATAGAAGTGCCTTCCAAACTGTGGACGAGATGTAAATTTTCAATTCAATAACTCCGTAATCGTTCGAAGCGCTTTGATTCGGGTGAAGTCCGATTTTTGGGTGATTTCGTTCCGAAGCGCAAGTCGGAGCAGCTCTCCTTGCGAAATCCCTCTTTTGTCGGCTTCATTTTTCAAAAGCAAAATTTCTTCTTCGGAAAAAAGAATTTGGAATCGTTTGTCTATCTTTGCCATTATTCCTCTTCCTCCAGTTCTTTCTCCGCCTTCTCATACTTTCTCCAAAACAATTCGGCATCCTTCCATTGCCCGAGAGATTCGTAGAGTGCCGCAATATTATAATAACATTCGGTAAGCCTGTAATCCAACTTCACCGCTTTCTGGAACAATTTAATCGACTTTTCCTTGTTATCCGAAAACCATTCGCTGAAAGCCCAAAGATAATACCATCTGCCTAAATTGGGATCTCTGGGACGCACCTTTTCCAAATGCAATACGTTCTCTTGAAATATTTTGGACGCCCGATTATAATTGGTTTGGATGGCTCTGGTTTTGTTGATTCTCGATTCTATATTTTCATCGTTTCTGGGAACTTCCAAATCGGTTCGATATAATAATGCTTTGGCATATACCAATTTGAAGTACAATTCGTTCGGGCTGATAGTTAGGTATTTTTCCAAATAAGGAATGGATTTCGTTTCTTCATCGGACCGATGGTATTCGAAGATTTGTTTTTTCAGAATAGTGGTTTCTTCTTTGCGTTTGGAAGGAGCGGCAAACAAGACTTCCGCGAAAATCAAGAAACCTAAAAACAATCTAAAGATATAGATAGTAGTTTTCACCGTCATCCGGGTATTTCATAAACTTACATTCGTAAGGGAACGGATACAAATGGAGCAATTTCTCCAAAGTATCTTTCATATTTGCTTCGCTGATGATCAAAAAAGAATTGGGAGAACTTTCTATGACCCGATCATTGCTTTGCAAAACGTCGGCAACCTTTG
The nucleotide sequence above comes from Leptospira kobayashii. Encoded proteins:
- a CDS encoding LamG-like jellyroll fold domain-containing protein; this encodes MAFNLDAKEIVRLTQTPLSDWKRIDAIIETKPGKKEIIRASENTPKNKELFLDFEGEVSSPEGKEEVFSSSNFKSPKSVSILSSSYIIDEKHSFFGKRSAYFSGKRNQIHVSVSGSPLFGTNPESFSITVPLLISEQGASSVVLDRTVFIKGKKYGFSLEIEENKPVFYANNLFQTSNGSTKSAEVRSNISIPRKEWHVISIYFDVNEMKFSLYQNGYETASFEGNVSNIIGVSFPEHDSTNLVIGKSFFGNMDAVHIHKGEPMENKDYSRFARVTYSDETKLASQNGSWIISPIYMTEHSFASLMQFEASFEKPKDSQVNVYFRGSNRKFSESQTHVPWTRIEDGNKIPANLEKFRFHQWKVWLRSDPEGTASPSFHAFQYKLKEIIPPNIPTGFRISEFSPLDKKICFAWNSNHEREVQNGGGYMIHYGVEPSRMIGTLFVKNSQTEGLKSIDGKTEENDYKNLKFCADESTLLSNIYISESDAPSLSKTLEDPKFTANRERRGALFQSGISYYFKISAYNRYHDEWEGRDQKSGLSGPISVHFPKEVSQR
- a CDS encoding CopG family transcriptional regulator, translated to MAKIDKRFQILFSEEEILLLKNEADKRGISQGELLRLALRNEITQKSDFTRIKALRTITELLN